In the genome of Dermacentor andersoni chromosome 3, qqDerAnde1_hic_scaffold, whole genome shotgun sequence, one region contains:
- the LOC126524616 gene encoding somatomedin-B and thrombospondin type-1 domain-containing protein-like, whose amino-acid sequence MTRVSSWLGPALGFWLLLLCVQAVRAAPERRHHGDGSCRAAGLCCPGRDASCVVRKMMSHSSIGATGGPNALVEERDEQSCYCDHACMQLGDCCHDFKESCGVADCRMSEWGPWSECDTECGSGGMGRERTVLEQPRNGGQSCGELRQRRGCYGHRCNSKPQDKIHRETALLLPVTFSPLRSMNDSYDIRQNLKYLPKSELSKENNTTAKPYVVLFEVTKSRKACETLESFSALREGQRLCVSCEVTAMRKHLGHRCTGHGLDDRTSRFAALGHLHCHGRWQRIERTDRCAVGRQPDFIFV is encoded by the exons ATGACACGCGTATCGAGTTGGCTCGGGCCGGCCCTCGGCttctggctgctgctgctttgcGTCCAGGCTGTGCGGGCTGCCCCGGAGCGCAGGCACCACGGCGACGGCTCGTGCCGGGCGGCGGGCCTGTGCTGTCCCGGACGCGACGCGTCGTGCGTGGTGCGCAAGATGATGTCGCACTCGTCCATCGGCGCCACCGGCGGACCCAACGCCCTGGTCGAGGAGCGAGACGAGCAGTCCTGCTACTGCGACCACGCCTGCATGCAGCTCGGAGACTGCTGCCACGACTTCAAGGAGTCCTGCGGAG TGGCGGACTGCCGGATGTCCGAGTGGGGCCCGTGGTCCGAGTGTGACACCGAGTGCGGATCCGGAGGCATGGGTCGCGAGCGCACCGTGCTGGAGCAGCCGCGGAATGGGGGCCAGTCCTGCGGCGAGCTTCGCCAAAGGCGCGGTTGCTACGGCCACCGATGCAACAGCAAGCCACAGGACAAGATCCACAGAG AAACGGCACTGCTGCTTCCAGTGACGTTCTCTCCATTGCGTTCTATGAACGACTCGTACGACATCCGACAGAACCTAAAGTACTTGCCCAAGAGTGAGCTGAGCAAGGAGAACAACACCACCGCGAAACC ATACGTGGTGCTGTTCGAGGTGACCAAGTCCCGGAAGGCCTGCGAGACCCTGGAATCGTTCAGCGCGCTGCGCGAAGGCCAGCGCTTGTGCGTATCCTGCGAGGTGACAGCCATGCGTAAGCACCTGGGCCACCGCTGCACGGGACACGGCCTGGATGACCGCACGTCGCGGTTCGCGGCCCTCGGCCACTTGCACTGCCACGGCCGCTGGCAGCGCATCGAGCGCACCGACCGCTGTGCGGTAGGACGGCAGCCGGACTTCATCTTCGTCTAG